The Bacteroidota bacterium genomic interval ATATTCTCTCTCAACCTTTATATGTTGTATATTTATCGCCGAACTTTTTTTGATAATGTTCGTTCATTAATGTGAGATAATCGGGACGCTCTTTGTCCACAAATTTTCCAACGACGATTTTACTTTGGAAATCTAAAGTAGCTGTCTTTGTATCTATGTCATGACGAATTTCACTGTGCTCTTTATAGAATATCATCTGGTCTAACCCGTCTCCTAATTTATTTCGGCGACTGTAAAGTGTGGGGCAAGGAGCCAAAACTTCTATGAAAGAGAACCCTTTTTTAGCTAATGCTTCTTTTATCGATTTAGTTAAATGGCGAACGTGATAAGCAGTCCAGCGTGCTACATACACAGCGCCGCACGATTCAGCAAGGTAAGGTAAATTAAAAGGCTGTTCAAAATTTCCGTGAGGAGCTGTTGTAGCAGTAGCAGAAATTGGTGTAGTGGGTGCAACCTGCCCGCCAGTCATTCCATAAATAAAATTGTTCACACAAATAACAGTCATATCCAAATTGCGCCGCGCTGCGTGTATAAAATGATTTCCACCGATAGCGGTCAAATCGCCGTCGCCGCTGTAAACTACAACTTTCAATTCGGGATTTGCTAATTTCAATCCTGTAGCGAATGGAATGGGCCTTCCGTGAGTTGTGTGGAAAGAATCTAAATTCAGATATCCTGCAACTCTTCCGGTGCATCCGATGCCCGATACGATTGCAACTTTATCCAAATCCAGTCCGCTTGTTTCTAAAGCCCGTGCGAAACAATTTACAGTTGTCCCAATTCCACAACTCGGACACCAAATATGCGGCATCCGATCCATCCTCAAAAACGATTCAACGGGATTCAGAGGCAGGGTTTCTTCTATTTCATACATCTGGTCTTCCATTTATTTATGCACCTTTCAAACTACTTTTAATTGCGTTATATATTTCCTGGGGGTTATGAACAGTTCCACCGGGATGCGGAACAAGTGTAACGGGAACTTTACCATAAGCATTACGTTCAACTTCGTAAAACATCTGTCCTAAATTAAGTTCGGGAACAACTAAAGCTTTTACTTTAGTAGCTAATTCTTGAATTTTCTTTTCAGGGAAGGGCCAAGCCACAACTAACCGCAGATGTCCTACTTTCATTCCTTCTTTGCGTGCTTGTTCGATTGCAGGAAGGGCAACCCGCGAAGTAATGCCATACGAAACCACTACAACATCGGCGCCTTCACCCTGGTCTTCTTTGTATTCAATAATTTTATCAGCGTTCAATTTAATTTTATTTACGAGTCGTGGTATCAACTTGACCTGCGCCGTCGGCGACATGTGCGGATAACCTTTTTCGTCGTGAGTTAAACCCGTAACGTGTATTCGATACCCATCACCAGCTTTCACCATAGGAGGGACTAAATCAGCATCCGGTTTAAATAAAAGAAAATCTTCTTTCGGACCATTATAAAATCTTCGTTGTACTACTTCAATTTCTTCGGCGGGAGGAATAATTACTCGTTCGGTCATGTGTCCGACACATTCATCCATCATTAATAAAACGGGAACGCGATATTGTTCTGCAAGATTAAATGCTTTTATTGTTAAGTCGTAACATTCCTGAGGTGAATTCGGACAGAGAGCAATAATTGCGTAATCGCCGTGTGAACCCCATCGTGCTTGCATCATATCACCTTGAGCTGGCTGAGTCGGTAATCCTGTAGATGGACCGGCACGCTGAACGTCAACAATTACACAGGGTGTTTCGGTCATTGCTGCCAAACCGATGTGTTCCATCATCAGCGAAAAGCCGGGACCCGATGTTACAGTCATTACTTTCTTTCCACCCCACGCTCCACCTAAAATAGCAATCGACGAAGCAATTTCGTCTTCCATTTGGATGAAGACACCACCAACTAACGGAAAACGTTCTGCAATTCGCTCTACAACTTCAGTCGATGGAGTAATCGGATATCCGGCAACGAAGCGGCAGCCGGCTGAAATTGCACCTTCGCTGCAAGCATGGTCGCCATCGAGGAAGTGAGCGCCTGTTAAAACACCTTTTGGATCTGCTTTCACAAAAATCTCCTTTATTTATTTTTCTTTATTCTAAATCCGTAAATTGAAAAATCGGGACATAAAAGTCCGCACATATCGCATCCGTTGCATAAATCCTTTGAAATAAGAACGGGGGGGTGATATCCTTTCGAATTATATTGGTCAGAAAGTTTCAATGCATGAGTCGGACAGAATTCAACACAAAATCCGCAGCCCTTACAGCGTTCGACTGTAATTACAACATTGCCTTGAGCTTTCTTTTCAGCCGTTGGAGTCATTTTTTATCCTTTAAATTTTTTCAAAAAATAATGTAGAACATATAATTAAACGATTCGGTAAAAAGTGCTACAAATATACTAAAATATTCTTTGAATTCCTCAAGGTCAGAAATATTTTCTTACACCATTCTGATTTTTGGAATCCGTTAAATTTTTACTTATAATTTATATAGAATAAACAAGAAAGGCTTATGGAGAAAAATATTAAAATATCCGTTCTTATTTTTGGTCTTGTATTATTTGTATCGGGCATTTTTATCAAACAAATCCGCGCTGACAACCCGCAATCGGAGAACCGTGTATTTGTATTAAACGTTGATGGTGCCATTAATCCTTCCAGCGCCGAATATATTAGTTCAGGTATTAAGAAAGCAAAAGAAAAAAATGCCGAATGTTTAATCATCAAGCTAAACACACCCGGTGGACTTTTAAAATCGACGCGAGTTATTGTTACCGATATTTTGAACTCCCCTTTGCCGGTAATTGTGTATGTATCACCTTCAGGTTCTCAAGCGGCTTCGGCGGGAGTATTTGTAACACTTGCGGCACACATTGCTGTGATGGCACCCGGAACGAACATCGGCGCCGCACATCCGGTCGCACTTCAAGGGCAGCAGGATTCTATTATGAATGAGAAAGCAACGAACGACGCGGCTGCATTCATCAGA includes:
- a CDS encoding 2-oxoacid:acceptor oxidoreductase subunit alpha translates to MKADPKGVLTGAHFLDGDHACSEGAISAGCRFVAGYPITPSTEVVERIAERFPLVGGVFIQMEDEIASSIAILGGAWGGKKVMTVTSGPGFSLMMEHIGLAAMTETPCVIVDVQRAGPSTGLPTQPAQGDMMQARWGSHGDYAIIALCPNSPQECYDLTIKAFNLAEQYRVPVLLMMDECVGHMTERVIIPPAEEIEVVQRRFYNGPKEDFLLFKPDADLVPPMVKAGDGYRIHVTGLTHDEKGYPHMSPTAQVKLIPRLVNKIKLNADKIIEYKEDQGEGADVVVVSYGITSRVALPAIEQARKEGMKVGHLRLVVAWPFPEKKIQELATKVKALVVPELNLGQMFYEVERNAYGKVPVTLVPHPGGTVHNPQEIYNAIKSSLKGA
- a CDS encoding 2-oxoacid:ferredoxin oxidoreductase subunit beta, encoding MYEIEETLPLNPVESFLRMDRMPHIWCPSCGIGTTVNCFARALETSGLDLDKVAIVSGIGCTGRVAGYLNLDSFHTTHGRPIPFATGLKLANPELKVVVYSGDGDLTAIGGNHFIHAARRNLDMTVICVNNFIYGMTGGQVAPTTPISATATTAPHGNFEQPFNLPYLAESCGAVYVARWTAYHVRHLTKSIKEALAKKGFSFIEVLAPCPTLYSRRNKLGDGLDQMIFYKEHSEIRHDIDTKTATLDFQSKIVVGKFVDKERPDYLTLMNEHYQKKFGDKYTTYKG
- a CDS encoding 4Fe-4S binding protein, with product MTPTAEKKAQGNVVITVERCKGCGFCVEFCPTHALKLSDQYNSKGYHPPVLISKDLCNGCDMCGLLCPDFSIYGFRIKKNK